One genomic window of Fusarium fujikuroi IMI 58289 draft genome, chromosome FFUJ_chr01 includes the following:
- a CDS encoding related to carbon catabolite repression protein CREB has product MAGFFNKIKGSGTATTTTPSKQDVVAKKKEEPVLDLTPLEKMLQNAAPLRDDGADRFFGLENFGNTCYCNSIVQALFYSESFRNNVVNYPPIMPLETNGGRPRVPITIRPPPTDPVETLPKQKGLSTSQVIKQRQAMNQQLPGQVGVRPEDKPDTPEYKKKQAMIKGPILELARENATSYGMNECTFTGLKDIFLALLESNTHTGVLSPQRFLEIFKRDNEMFRNSMHQDAHEFYGLVLNDVINSVESTARQMQLQAPADGIDGLATSVGHALGSAMVNHVAGSSSPATGWVHDIFEGVLTSETKCLTCETASQRDETFLDLSIDLEEHSSVTSCLRKFSAEEMLCERNKFHCDHCGGLQEAEKRMKVKRLPKILTLHLKRFKYTEDYSRLQKLFHRVVYPYHLRMFNTTDNAEDPDRLYELYAVVVHIGGNAYHGHYVSIIKVPGRGWILFDDEMVEPVDKNFVRNFFGDKPGMATAYVLFYQETTFEKVREEQEKEGMEEVKLASEAANLAQENGDKLDTAPLRRQATQPMSPLTHHESMANLAHASTAPAMPSAPQPDPAPPAAAAAATNGLTRVTTQKEEAKSKEDKKREKKEREAAEKAEKLAEKEREKQAKVDEKKRREDNYKAIQARRNENDELAKVLEASKKSAAQEEEARKKENGTPQSNGILDRTKRGSKSMSRRSFSLFHKDKSAGQTPDTPNGDAGDKHDKLKDRLSFSLGRKKSTNLLS; this is encoded by the exons ATGGCCGGCTTTTTCAACAAAATAAAGGGTTCTGGCACT GCCACGACCACTACACCCAGTAAGCAAGATGTTGtcgcaaagaagaaggaagagccCGTGCTCGACCTCACGCCGCTCGAGAAGATGCTCCAGAATGCAGCTCCCCTTCGAGACGATGGCGCCGATCGCTTTTTCGGCCTCGAGAAT TTTGGGAACACATG CTACTGCAACTCGATCGTTCAGGCTCTGTTTTATTCCGAATCCTTCAGGAACAATGTTGTCAATTACCCCCCGATTATGCCCTTGGAGACAAACGGCGGCCGACCAAGGGTTCCCATCACTATCAGACCTCCACCCACTGACCCTGTCGAGACCTTGCCGAAACAAAAGGGTCTTAGTACATCCCAAGTAATCAAGCAACGACAGGCCATGAATCAACAGTTGCCTGGACAGGTTGGCGTTCGACCTGAAGACAAACCTGATACACCCGAATACAAGAAGAAACAAGCGATGATCAAAGGGCCCATCCTGGAATTGGCACGAGAGAATGCCACTTCTTATGGCATGAATGAATGCACATTTACTGGACTTAAGGACATTTTTCTGGCCTTGCTGGAAAGCAACACCCACACAGGAGTCCTCAGTCCCCAACGATTCCTCGAGATATTCAAGCGCGACAATGAAATGTTTCGAAACTCAATGCACCAAGACGCTCATGAGTTCTACGGCTTGGTGTTGAATGATGTCATCAACAGCGTTGAGAGCACAGCTCGCCAGATGCAATTGCAGGCGCCAGCTGACGGCATTGATGGCCTGGCAACTTCAGTGGGACACGCTCTTGGATCTGCCATGGTAAATCACGTAGCTGGGTCAAGTTCCCCAGCAACAGGATGGGTCCATGACATTTTTGAAGGCGTTCTCACATCAGAAACCAAGTGCTTGACTTGCGAGACTGCTTCTCAGCGCGATGAGACATTTCTTGATTTGTCCATTGACTTGGAAGAGCATTCGTCAGTGACATCTTGCTTAAGAAAGTTTTCAGCTGAGGAGATGCTCTGTGAGAGAAACAAGTTCCATTGCGACCATTGTGGTGGCCTTCAGGAGGCCGAGAAGCGAATGAAGGTAAAGCGGTTACCCAAGATCTTAACGCTCCACTTGAAGCGGTTCAAGTATACCGAAGATTACAGTCGTTTGCAAAAGCTCTTCCATAGGGTCGTCTATCCCTACCACTTGCGCATGTTCAACACGACAGATAATGCCGAAGACCCGGATCGACTCTACGAACTGTATGCAGTAGTGGTCCACATTGGTGGTAATGCCTACCATGGTCACTACGTGTCTATCATCAAGGTTCCGGGCAGGGGGTGGATCCTGTTTGACGACGAGATGGTTGAACCGGTGGACAAGAATTTTGTCCGCAACTTCTTCGGTGACAAGCCAGGGATGGCAACCGCGTACGTTTTGTTCTACCAGGAAACCACATTCGAGAAAGTGcgagaggagcaagaaaaagagGGCATGGAGGAGGTAAAACTCGCTAGCGAAGCAGCCAATCTGGCTCAGGAGAACGGGGACAAATTAGATACGGCGCCTCTGAGACGGCAAGCAACGCAGCCCATGTCGCCCCTGACGCATCACGAGTCGATGGCAAATCTTGCCCATGCCAGTACGGCACCAGCCATGCCTTCAGCTCCCCAACCGGATCCTGCGCCCCCAGCAGCCGCTGCAGCTGCAACAAATGGCCTGACTCGTGTCACTACgcagaaagaagaagccaaatCGAAAGAGGACAAGAAACGAGAGAAAAAGGAGCGtgaagctgctgagaaggccgagaaACTCGCGGAGAAGGAGCGAGAGAAACAGGCcaaggttgacgagaagaaacgaagagaagacaaTTACAAAGCGATACAGGCACGACGAAATGAGAACGATGAACTAGCGAAAGTGTTGGAAGCCAGCAAGAAGTCTGCAGcacaagaagaggaagcaagaaagaaagaaaacggAACACCTCAGAGCAATGGAATTCTCGACCGAACCAAACGTGGTAGCAAGTcgatgtcaaggagaagtttCTCGCTTTTCCACAAAGACAAATCGGCAGGGCAAACGCCTGATACGCCTAACGGCGATGCAGGCGATAAAcacgacaagctcaaggatcgcctcagcttcagcttgggACGTAAAAAGAGCACGAATTTACTTTCGTGA
- a CDS encoding related to cystathionine beta-synthase — protein sequence MATATATTSGATQPLVTKWSSRYRGATVEDLDPPAALSLNPSDAISLALMSAFERDYTHLTIVDADTRALLGYISIPHLQSLLDSGKVKPEDQLSAAMTRFQRKGRTYQVITMETTLEELESFFRGGAPDGPWKQEFAVITDEKRRFVLGVATVQDLEEFVKRRPE from the exons ATGGCTACCGCTACCGCCACAACATCAGGTGCGACACAGCCCTTGGTTACAAAGTGGTCTTCTCGATATCGTGGG GCCACTGTCGAAGACCTCGACCCTCCAGCCGCACTTTCACTCAACCCCTCCGACGCCATCTCCCTCGCCCTCATGTCCGCTTTTGAGCGCGACTACACGCATCTCACCATCGTCGATGCCGACACGCGCGCGTTGCTCGGCTACATATCCATTCCTCACCTTCAATCCCTTCTCGACTCAGGCAAGGTCAAGCCTGAAGATCAGCTCTCAGCCGCCATGACACGCTTCCAGCGCAAGGGCCGTACCTACCAGGTCATCACCATGGAGACGAccctcgaggagcttgagagcttcttccGTGGCGGCGCACCTGATGGACCGTGGAAGCAGGAATTTGCCGTTATCAcggatgagaagaggaggtttGTCTTGGGCGTCGCGACAGTACAGGACCTCGAGGAGTTTGTGAAACGAAGACCCGAGTAA
- a CDS encoding probable phosphate transport protein, mitochondrial: MSPLHPSSDVLQGTVYSPLSAKPRTPYEARLELFPAYSSVIQDAKGKAKELSAEATAEFEKASAKAQAKAGKIELYSGKYYAACTFGGLMACGLTHAAVTPLDLVKTRRQVDSKLYTSNFQAWGKIYRAEGVRGIFTGWSPTLFGYSAQGAFKYGWYEYFKKTYSDMAGPEAAHKYKTGLYLAASASAEFLADLALCPFEAVKVRMQGSIPNSYTGTVQGISAITGKEGVAGLYKGLYPLWGRQIPYTMMKFASFETIVEMIYDRLPGQKSDYSKAAQTGVSFTGGYLAGILCAIVSHPADVMVSKLNSNRQPGEAFGGAMSRIYKDIGFGGLWNGLPVRIVMIGTLTGLQWMIYDYFKIFMGLPTTGGAPPPTQKQE, encoded by the exons ATGTCCCCGTTGCACCCATCCAGTGACGTCCTCCAGGGAACGGTCTACAGTCCCCTCTCAGCAAAGCCCCGTACTCCTTATGAGGCTCGCCTTGAGCTCTTTCCCGCTTACTCCTCCGTCATACAAGATGCGAAGGGCAAAGCAAAGGAGCTGAGCGCCGAGGCGACAGCCGAATTTGAAAAGGCGAGCGCAAAAGCTCAAGCCAAGGCCGGAAAGATCGAGCTATACTCTGGAAAGTACTATGCCGCCTGCACCTTTGGTGGTCTGATGGCCTGT GGTCTCACTCACGCTGCCGTAACTCCCTTGGATCTCGTAAAAACCCGTCGACAAGTTGACTCAAAACTCTACACTAGTAACTTTCAGGCCTGGGGCAAAATCTACCGTGCTGAAGGCGTTCGTGGTATCTTCACGGGTTGGAGTCCAACCCTCTTTGGCTACTCTGCCCAAGGCGCTTTCAAGTATGGTTGGTACGAATATTTCAAGAAAACGTACTCTGATATGGCTGGTCCCGAGGCCGCACATAAGTACAAGACTGGTCTTTATCTTgcagcctctgcctctgctgAGTTTCTCGCTGATCTTGCCCTCTGCCCCTTCGAAGCCGTCAAGGTCCGTATGCAAGGCTCGATCCCTAACTCCTACACCGGAACAGTCCAAGGCATCAGCGCCATCACAGGCAAGGAAGGCGTCGCTGGACTATACAAAGGCTTATATCCGCTCTGGGGTCGCCAAATTCCCTATACAATGATGAAGTTTGCCTCGTTTGAAACCATTGTTGAGATGATCTACGATCGCCTCCCCGGGCAGAAGAGTGACTATAGCAAGGCTGCACAGACTGGTGTCTCCTTTACTGGTGGTTACCTCGCTGGTATCTTGTGCGCCATCGTCTCCCACCCTGCCGATGTTATGGTCAGCAAGTTGAATTCCAACCGTCAACCTGGTGAGGCTTTCGGCGGCGCCATGAGCAGAATATACAAGGACATTGGTTTCGGTGGCCTATGGAATGGTCTCCCAGTGCGGATTGTCATGATCGGTACTCTTACCGGACTTCAGTGGATGATCTAT GACTACTTCAAGATCTTTATGGGTCTTCCCACCACTGGCGGCGCTCCACCTCCAACCCAGAAGCAGGAGTAG
- a CDS encoding putative C-3 sterol dehydrogenase/3-beta-hydroxysteroid dehydrogenase, which translates to MAEKPSVLIIGGLGYIGRFLALHIHQNELASDVRLVDKVLPQLAWLAPEFSEACSQDKFMQADASRPEGLARIFDRPDGKQWDYVFNCGGETRYSQEDEVYKLRSLNLSIAVGKEAAKRGVKAFVELSTGMVYKSDSSPSKEGDKLKPWNRIAVFKLQAEEELSKIEGLNLIIVRLPHVYGPYASQWVATALCMARTYQHLEDEMKWLWTKDLRTNTAHIDDVTRALWDIAAWFDAGKAKWDEASMGKIPIFNIVDEGATSQGTIATIIGDIFKIETGFQGQLISTFARLNLDSVVDDVNDELLGPWADLLADAGITRPGPLTPFMEKELLKDTDLSMDGTRLKTLLGFEYKKPALTKELIEEVIESYKKMKWWP; encoded by the exons ATGGCCGAGAAGCCTTCGGTCTTGATTATTGGAGGGCTTGGCTACATTGGCCGCTTTCTGGCCCTCCATATCCACCAGAACGAGCTCGCTTCCGACGTGAGGCTCGTTGACAAAGTACTCCCTCAACTGGCATGGCTAGCTCCTGAGTTCTCTGAAGCCTGCTCACAAGACAAATTCATGCAGGCTGATGCCAGCAGACCTG AAGGATTGGCACGAATTTTTGACCGACCAGATGGAAAACAATGGGACTATGTTTTTAACTGTGGAGGTGAGACGAGGTACTCACAGGAGGATGAGGTCTACAAGCTTCGATCATTGAACCTCTCTATTGCAGTGGGCAAAGAGGCGGCCAAAAGAGGAGTCAAGGCTTTTGTTGAACTGAGCACAGGCATGGTGTACAAGTCCgactcatcaccaagcaAGGAGGGAGATAAACTCAAACCTTGGAACCGGATCGCTGTGTTTAAGTtgcaggctgaggaggagctttCCAAAATTGAAGG cctcaacctcatcatcgtgCGTTTACCGCACGTCTATGGACCTTATGCCTCACAGTGGGTCGCGACGGCATTGTGCATGGCTCGCACTTATCAACACCTTGAAGACGAAATGAAGTGGCTTTGGACCAAGGACCTCCGAACTAACACAGCACACATTGACGATGTAACACGGGCTTTGTGGGACATCGCAGCATGGTTTGATGCAGGCAAGGCGAAGTGGGACGAGGCCAGTATGGGCAAGATCCCgatcttcaacatcgtggATGAGGGTGCGACAAGTCAGGGCACCATCGCGACAATTATTGGtgatatcttcaagattGAGACAGGTTTCCAGGGCCAGCTTATCAGCACATTTGCTCGACTCAACCTCGATAGTGTTGTGGACGATGTTAATGATGAGCTTCTGGGACCATGGGCCGACCTCCTCGCAGATGCGGGCATTACACGACCGGGCCCGCTGACTCCATTCATGGAGAAGGAATTACTCAAGGATACGGACCTCAGTATGGACGGAACGCGGCTCAAGACACTATTGGGTTTTGAGTACAAGAAACCTGCCCTCACGAAGGAGTTGATCGAGGAGGTGATCGAGAGCtacaagaagatgaagtggTGGCCTTGA
- a CDS encoding related to zinc-binding protein, which yields MSQKCVHQGCGKEFTDPDEKCEYHPGPPIFHEGQKGWKCCKPRVLTFDEFMDIPPCTTGTHSTTDKPPQLEEKPQQDDAALAQKIDALNAATPSRAPIPTAQHAPTPPPPAPESEDDDPSLEIADGVGCKRRACGATYKKGSSRDDEECVHHPGVPIFHEGSKGYSCCKRRVLEFDQFMKIEGCKTKNRHLFVGSGKKDGANSEEVVSNVRHDFYQTPVNVIASFFLKKIDKSTAKIELQPKQLNLDLTTTDSPPKRYTAQVPLYASIDPEKSSYRVLGTKLEFVLAKSDGTSWPVLRGDEALTGEILQVGRAGRA from the exons ATGTCTCAAAAATGTGTCCATCAAGGTTGCGGGAAAGAGTTTACCGATCCAGATGAGAAGTGCGAGTACCACCCTGGTCCGCCCATTTTCCACGAGGGGCAGAAAG GATGGAAGTGCTGCAAGCCTCGTGTCTTGACCTTTGACGAGTTTATGGATATTCCTCCTTGTACGACGGGCACACACTCGACCACCGACAAGCCGCCTCAGCTCGAGGAGAAACCCCAGCAGGATGATGCTGCCCTCGCTCAGAAGATCGATGCTCTAAACGCCGCCACTCCGTCTCGCGCACCGATTCCAACTGCCCAGCACGCTCCTACGCCACCACCGCCTGCTCCTGAGtcggaagatgatgatcccAGTCTTGAGATTGCGGACGGTGTTGGCTGTAAGAGAAGGGCATGCGGCGCAACGTACAAGAAGGGCAGCTCgagagatgacgaggagtGTGTTCACCATCCAGGAGTACCAATCTTCCACGAGGGGAGCAAGGGATACTCCTGTTGCAAGAGGCGAGTGTTGGAGTTTGATCAATTTATGAAGATTGAGGGGTGCAAGACGAAGAACAGACACTTGTTTGTCGGCAGTGGTAAGAAGGATGGCGCCAATAGTGAGGAGGTCGTCTCCAACGTCAG gcATGATTTTTACCAGACCCCAGTCAATGTTATTGCATCCTTCTTcctgaagaagatcgacAAGAGCACAGCCAAGATCGAGTTACAGCCGAAGCAACTGAACCTGGACCTTACTACAACCGACTCGCCCCCCAAGCGCTATACAGCCCAAGTCCCTCTCTATGCGTCGATCGACCCAGAGAAGTCATCGTACAGAGTGCTCGGCACGAAGCTAGAATTTGTCCTTGCCAAATCTGACGGCACCTCATGGCCAGTGTTGCGAGGGGACGAGGCCCTGACAGGTGAGATTCTTCAGGTCGGCCGAGCTGGAAGGGCTTGA
- a CDS encoding related to 2,4-dihydroxyhept-2-ene-1,7-dioic acid aldolase yields MMSRLSAMQASNRLRTALLEGKKAFGAWQMLPGANVSRVLARSGVDWVLVDCEHGNLDGLTCQDGAMHDAVPAIAALGVSPIVRLPDMQGWMVKRALDSGAHGTKIVVPLLRTPEEARQLVQSAKFPPLGRRGFGSPIAPERFHPEPSFSEYLQQANDSLLTIVQIETKEALESIDEIAAVDGIDVLFIGPFDLGNALGHPIIEGVMATELKDAIAKILAAGQRAGKKTGVYCTGGEQAKIYADQGFDMMNVVTDYTSLGLVAKEQLSFADGSLAPTRGKGY; encoded by the exons ATGATGTCTAGATTGTCTGCCATGCAGGCATCTAATAGATTACGGACAGCTCTTCTGGAGGGAAAGAAGGCATTTGGCGCCTGGCAGATGCTTCCCGGCGCAAACGTGTCGCGAGTATTAGCAAGGTCAGGAGTTGATTGGGTCTTGGTAGACTGCGAGCATGGGAACTTGGATG GCCTGACATGTCAAGATGGTGCAATGCACGATGCCGTCCCTGCAATTGCGGCTTTAGGGGTTTCGCCCATTGTGAGACTGCCCGATATGCAAGGATGGATGGTAAAGC GTGCACTCGACAGTGGAGCTCACGGC ACAAAGATTGTTGTGCCTTTGCTGAGGACGCCTGAAGAAGCCAGACAACTCGTGCAATCTGCCAAGTTTCCGCCCCTAGGCCGTCGAGGTTTCGGGTCACCAATCGCTCCAGAGCGATTCCACCCTGAGCCGAGCTTCTCAGAGTATCTTCAGCAAGCAAATGATTCTCTCTTGACCATTGTTCAAATTGAGACCAAGGAGGCACTTGAGTCTATCGACGAGATTGCTGCCGTTGATGGCATTGACGTGTTATTCATTGGACCGTTCGATCTTG GAAACGCGCTCGGCCACCCCATTATCGAAGGAGTCATGGCCACGGAACTGAAAGACGCCATTGCCAAGATCCTGGCTGCGGGTCAGAGAGCAGGCAAGAAGACAGGCGTATACTGCACAGGGGGTGAACAGGCAAAGATATACGCTGATCAAGGGTTTGACATGATGAATGTAGTAACTGATTATACATCCTTGGGCCTGGTAGCCAAAGAGCAGCTCAGCTTCGCTGATGGAAGCTTGGCACCAACCAGAGGAAAGGGATATTGA
- a CDS encoding probable F-actin capping protein beta subunit, whose translation MAVDPFDSALDLLRRLNPKQTTDHLNAIISIAPDLTEDLLSSVDQPLTVRRCKQTGRDYLLCDYNRDGDSYRSPWSNQFDPPLDEAGSGGVGAGGNEGAGEGAIPSERVRKMEVKANEAFDVYRDLYYEGGVSSVYFWNLDDGFAGVVLLKKSSPQGGNSEGVWDSIHVFEAIERGRSTHYKLTSTVILTLSTAGGNLGEMDLSGNMTRQVEQDLPVDNDDSHIANVGRLVEDMELKMRNLLQEVYFGKAKDVVGDLRSIGSLSEGARDREAQRELIGSMRR comes from the exons ATGGCTGTCGACCCCTTTGACTCCGCTCT AGACCTTCTCCGCCGTCTCAACCCTAAGCAGACGACAGACCacctcaacgccatcatctccatcgcGCCAGATCTGACCGAAGACCTTCTGTCGTCCGTCGATCAGCCCTTGACCGTGCGCCGCTGTAAGCAGACCGGTCGAGACTACCTCCTCTGCGACTACAACCGCGATGGAGACAGCTACCGCTCCCCGTGGTCAAACCAATTCGACCCCCCTCTGGATGAAGCTGGATCAGGCGGTGTAGGTGCTGGTGGTAACGAAGGCGCTGGCGAGGGTGCGATTCCGAGCGAACGTGTTCGCAAGATGGAGGTCAAGGCGAACGAGGCCTTCGATGTCTATCGCGATTTATACTACGAAGGTGGTGTGAGCAGTGTTTACTTCTGGAACCTTGATGACGGATTCGCAGGGGTCGTGCTTCTCAAGAAGT CTTCCCCCCAAGGCGGCAATTCCGAAGGTGTATGGGACTCCATCCATGTCTTCGAGGCAATTgagcgaggaagaagcacACACTATAAGCTCACATCGACAGTGATCCTGACCCTATCTACTGCTGGTGGCAACCTAGGCGAGATGGACCTTAGTGGCAACATGACACGCCAGGTTGAGCAGGATCTACCTGTTGACAACGATGATAGCCACATCGCTAATGTGGGACGATTGGTTGAGGATATGGAACTCAAGATGCGCAATCTCCTGCAGGAGGTATACTTTGGCAAAGCCAAGGACGTGGTGGGCGATCTCCGGAGCATTGGAAGCTTGAGTGAGGGGGCACGGGATCGCGAGGCTCAGCGTGAACTCATCGGAAGcatgagaagatga
- a CDS encoding related to acetylxylan esterase yields the protein MWYSLLACLVSAAHASTLQLREDAAQIARNVSGFTAFDVLNYTKVESDDAWKLEVPLRILCVGDSITEGWGSDADGGDGNGYRLSLAKHLSREKVVFAGTRRKGSMEDSYYAAWSGKTIQYINDHITESLEQKPNLVLLHAGTNDMDLRPSISKEGNDPKDAATRLGDLIDKIVRYCPDAVILVAIPLASCDTEKPRMPIYRALIPGLVRQRRKDGDHVIAVDFSTFDLGELRDCLHPTNEGYSIMGDYWYDFITQVPKGWIKEPVGDDPKREENGVGRRVLPDKMSILGIGLYWGLYRICWV from the exons ATGTGGTATTCATTACTGGCTTGTCTTGTTAGTGCGGCTCATGCCTCAACACTACAGCTACGAGAGGATGCTGCACAAATAGCTCGGAACGTTTCGGGTTTCACGGCTTTCGATGTCTTGAATTACACCAAAGTTGAATCTGACGATGCCTGGAAACTGGAAGTTCCTCTTCGTATACTCTGTGTCGGAGACTCTATAACAGAGGGTTGGGGAAGTGATGCAGACGGCGGCGATGGGAATGGTTACAGGCTTTCTCTCGCGAAACATCTGTCAC GAGAAAAAGTTGTCTTTGCGGGTACAAGACGCAAAGGCTCTATGGAGGACAGTTATTAT GCGGCCTGGTCTGGCAAGACAATTCAGTATATAAACGATCACATCACAGAGTCGTTGGAACAAAAACCAAATCTTGTCCTCCTTCACGCTGGAACGAATGACATGGATTTACGACCGTCGATCTCCAAAGAAGGAAACGACCCCAAAGATGCTGCCACTCGTCTAGGCGACCTCATTGACAAGATTGTTAGGTACTGCCCGGATGCGGTAATCCTCGTCGCGATACCATTGGCATCCTGTGACACTGAGAAACCCAGGATGCCTATTTACAGAGCCCTGATCCCTGGGCTTGTACGACAGCGACGAAAGGATGGTGATCATGTTATTGCCGTGGATTTCAGCACATTTGACCTGGGCGAGTTGAGAGACTGCTTGCATCCTACAAATGAAGGCTATAGCATCATGGGGGACTACTGGTATGACTTCATAACACAGGTGCCAAAGGGATGGATCAAGGAacctgttggtgatgacccAAAGCGAGAAGAGAATGGGGTTGGAAGACGAGTCCTGCCAGACAAGATGTCTATTTTGGGGATTGGATTGTACTGGGGTTTGTACCGTATATGTTGGGTATAG
- a CDS encoding related to AUT4-breakdown of autophagic vesicles inside the vacuole, with protein sequence MAPNLQPLPQRPRLQDHRPWSGLSNISKRSFRSCATSAFEADDERSSSDGDMSPRNSQADVRRPTVPRHSGHDARPTSRKELLGWYAYAFAAETYVICGIASFIPILLETLARENGVLLSDRETPCGSSDSKKEGDGQCIVWVFGVEINTASFAMYTFSVSVLIQALLVVSISCAADHGNYRKKLLLSFAWIGSFAVMSYIFITKDNYILGALLTVISNTSFGASFVLLNSFLPLLVRYHPDVIEVNVADTPDLGNSEFVSRPLDDSVGELQASRVSTTSPLLQPEDGERLKPTASHAEITSKELQLSTRISAIGIGTGYIAALFLQCVCIAVLIAMHNTTWGQRVVLFMVGLWWTIFTIPAAMWLRPRPGPPLADDGRKGIMAGLAYILYAWKSLFKTVQQARRLLDIVLFLAGWFLLSDAIATTSSTAILFAKTQLHMKPWALGMINVISTLAGVFGAFGWSWISRLFNLQAHQTILVCIALFELIPLYGLLGYLPFVKEWGVFGLQQPWEMYPLAAVYGVVLGGLSGYCRSLYGELIPPGSEAAFYALYAITDKGSSVFGPTIVGAIIDRTGTIRPAFWFLAALVGFPAPLIWFINVERGRREGMKLAESMAVSPVEEADDDEHEPERRGMLADYQREQEDGIVDEHARP encoded by the exons atggcgcCAAAccttcaacctcttcctcagcgTCCACGTCTCCAAGACCATAGACCGTGGTCCGGACTCTCTAACATTTCGAAGCGATCCTTTAGATCTTGCGCAACTTCTGCTTTCGAGGCCGACGACGAGCGATCCTCTAGCGACGGCGATATGAGCCCTCGCAATAGCCAAGCGGACGTGCGACGGCCAACCGTACCGCGTCACTCTGGCCATGATGCTCGCCCGACCAGTCGAAAGGAGCTTCTAGGGTGGTACGCCTATGCATTTGCGGCTGAGACGTACGTGATTTGTGGAATTG CTTCCTTTATTCCTATCCTTCTAGAAACTCTTGCCAGGGAGAACGGTGTGCTCCTCTCTGACCGAGAAACACCATGCGGGTCTAGCGACAGTAAGAAAGAGGGGGATGGACAATGCATTGTCTGGGTGTTTGGAGTAGAGATCAACACTGCAAGCTTTGCCATGTACACATTTTCAGTGAGCGTCTTGATTCAAGCACTGCTCGTTGTCAGCATCAGTTGCGCTGCTGATCATGGAAACTACCgcaagaagcttcttctcagcttcgCCTGGATTGGGAGCTTCGCCGTCATGTCCTACATCTTCATTACAAAAGACAACTACATTCTCGGCGCCCTCTTGACCGTCATCTCCAACACTTCCTTTGGCGCGTCCTTCGTATTACTGAACTCTTTTCTTCCGCTACTTGTGCGATACCATCCCGATGTTATCGAGGTCAACGTTGCTGATACTCCAGATCTTGGCAATTCTGAATTCGTGTCGCGCCCTTTGGATGACTCAGTGGGCGAGCTCCAGGCGTCAAGAGTTTCAACAACCTCACCTCTGTTACAGCCTGAAGACGGCGAGAGGCTGAAACCAACAGCAAGCCATGCGGAAATCACTTCCAAGGAATTGCAACTGTCAACGCGGATCTCAGCCATCGGAATTGGCACCGGCTATATTGCCGCGCTCTTCCTGCAATGCGTCTGTATTGctgttctcatcgccatgcATAACACCACATGGGGCCAACGAGTCGTATTATTCATGGTCGGACTTTGGTGGACCATCTTCACTATTCCCGCCGCCATGTGGTTGCGGCCCCGCCCGGGGCCTCCATTGGCTGATGATGGGCGCAAAGGCATCATGGCAGGACTTGCGTACATATTGTACGCATGGAAGAGCCTGTTCAAAACCGTCCAGCAGGCTAGACGCCTGCTGGACATAGTCTTGTTCCTTGCTGGATGGTTTCTCCTGTCTGATGCGATCGCAACCACGTCATCTACCGCGATTCTATTCGCCAAAACCCAACTCCACATGAAGCCGTGGGCGCTTGGTATGATAAATGTCATTTCAACTCTGGCAGGGGTATTCGGCGCCTTCGGATGGTCGTGGATCTCACGGCTCTTTAACCTCCAAGCCCATCAAACCATTCTTGTCTGCATTGCCTTGTTTGAGTTGATCCCCCTTTACGGTTTGCTGGGTTACCTTCCCTTTGTTAAAGAATGGGGTGTATTTGGCCTCCAACAACCCTGGGAGATGTATCCACTGGCGGCTGTATATGGAGTTGTGCTCGGAGGTTTGAGTGGTTACTGCCGCTCTCTGTACGGCGAGCTTATTCCACCCGGATCCGAGGCAGCGTTCTACGCCTTGTACGCTATAACGGACAAGGGATCCAGTGTCTTTGGCCCGACGATCGTTGGTGCTATCATTGATAGAACTGGCACGATTCGCCCGGCTTTCTGGTTTTTGGCAGCATTAGTTGGTTTTCCTGCGCCATTGATCTGGTTCATCAACGTAGAGCGAGGTAGAAGAGAAGGCATGAAGCTCGCCGAGTCAATGGCAGTGTCTCCTGTGGAGGAagcagacgatgatgaacatgAACCTGAGCGTCGTGGAATGCTGGCAGACTATCAAAGAGAGCAGGAAGATGGTATTGTCGATGAACACGCAAGACCCTAG